A genomic window from Gemmatimonadota bacterium includes:
- a CDS encoding Ig-like domain-containing protein has protein sequence MRRRVWLLALAGAACARQGAIPGGPPDRIPPIVVETRPAPFAVVPDGWEDPVVIRFNERISERGGGGSLDDAVVVSPELEDVLVEHTRTGLEIRAPGGFPPGHVYRVTVRPAIQDLFGNSMRDPFELVFSTGPEPVPTVVAGTVTDRITGQPREVRVDAVDESGASVYPTRSDRNGIFALRYLPPGRYRLRAFEDRDRDAEIDFSEAQAQTTALLNSGADTVIYTLAVLEGDSTAARLTGIEVRDSATLALEFDDYLDPDLPLNTVRLRFTPAEGPIADTLPNMQRVLHPHQYEALLREQAAAADTLGDTVAARPLPPRVPVAPGVAQPPGAVPPDEPRPGQSIVVLLDRPLPVDVPLTVEVSGVVNIHRIPLGGGEETVVWEAPADTVVPPGDTLSVPDSLRPDTTGIARGRVGSASTPSLGSGRAARIPSTPPRTPRARVRVRSLPER, from the coding sequence ATGAGACGCCGGGTGTGGCTGCTGGCCCTGGCGGGCGCCGCGTGCGCCCGTCAGGGCGCCATTCCGGGAGGTCCCCCGGACCGGATCCCCCCCATCGTGGTGGAGACCCGCCCGGCCCCGTTCGCGGTGGTGCCGGACGGCTGGGAGGACCCGGTCGTGATCCGCTTCAACGAGCGCATCAGCGAGCGCGGCGGCGGAGGGTCCCTCGACGACGCCGTCGTCGTCTCTCCGGAGCTCGAGGACGTGCTGGTGGAGCACACCCGCACGGGGCTCGAGATCCGGGCGCCCGGTGGGTTCCCCCCCGGTCACGTCTACCGCGTGACGGTGCGCCCGGCGATCCAGGATCTCTTCGGCAACTCGATGCGCGATCCGTTCGAGCTGGTGTTCTCGACCGGCCCCGAGCCGGTCCCCACCGTCGTGGCGGGAACGGTCACGGACCGTATCACCGGACAGCCGCGCGAGGTGCGCGTGGATGCTGTGGACGAGAGCGGCGCGTCCGTGTATCCGACGCGCAGCGATCGCAACGGGATCTTCGCGCTGCGCTACCTGCCCCCGGGGCGGTACCGCCTGCGCGCGTTCGAGGATCGCGACCGCGACGCCGAGATCGATTTCTCGGAGGCGCAGGCCCAGACCACGGCGCTCCTGAACAGTGGCGCCGACACCGTGATCTATACGCTGGCCGTGCTGGAGGGCGATTCGACCGCGGCGCGGCTCACCGGGATCGAGGTGCGGGATTCGGCCACGCTGGCGCTCGAATTCGACGACTACCTCGATCCCGACCTCCCGCTGAACACCGTGCGGCTCCGCTTCACTCCCGCGGAGGGTCCGATTGCGGATACGCTGCCGAACATGCAACGCGTGCTCCACCCCCATCAGTATGAGGCGCTGCTGCGGGAGCAGGCGGCCGCGGCGGATACCCTGGGAGACACCGTCGCCGCCCGTCCGCTCCCCCCGCGTGTGCCGGTGGCGCCGGGTGTGGCCCAGCCGCCCGGTGCCGTCCCCCCCGACGAGCCCCGTCCCGGGCAGTCCATCGTGGTGCTGCTGGATCGGCCGCTACCGGTGGACGTGCCGCTGACGGTGGAGGTGAGCGGGGTCGTGAATATCCACCGCATCCCGCTGGGTGGCGGCGAGGAGACGGTCGTGTGGGAAGCTCCCGCGGACACGGTGGTGCCGCCCGGGGACACGCTCAGCGTGCCGGACAGCCTGCGGCCGGACACGACGGGGATCGCCCGGGGCAGGGTCGGGTCCGCGTCGACTCCGTCGCTGGGTTCGGGTCGGGCTGCGCGTATCCCTTCCACCCCTCCGCGAACGCCCCGGGCACGCGTGCGCGTCCGCTCCCTCCCGGAGCGCTGA
- the selA gene encoding L-seryl-tRNA(Sec) selenium transferase yields the protein MAQPSSDPRRHLPAVDRLLHSDAFAPLLAVTPTADVVRHIRRVLDHARRGDARLPLPTDAAGWRQRVETDMAAERRRGLLPVLNATGVVLHTNLGRAVLSSGAAEAVAGIARSYCTLEFDLDRGERGHRGLRAEAHLTEVTGAESALVVNNAAAALVLALASVARGGRVVVSRGELIEIGGRFRIPDVVEAAGLRLHEVGTTNRTRLADYMRALEPPGVGAVLKVHRSNFRMSGFTEEVAPEDLVALAAARGIPVVHDLGTGLLVDLTSHGLPDEPTVQASVRSGAALTVFSGDKLLGGPQAGVLAGWDEAVALARRHPLARAVRADRLTLAALEATLAAYRDPGRAWEEIPALRMIALPEARLEARARAVARALADLPVAIGVEAGASVVGGGTLPGATLPTRVLRVPGGDALSARLRLGEPAVVARVEEGAVLLDLRTILPEQDGPLVGALRTALTSFPTPD from the coding sequence GTGGCGCAGCCTTCCTCGGATCCGCGTCGCCACCTCCCCGCGGTGGATCGCCTGCTGCACTCGGACGCCTTCGCCCCGTTGCTCGCCGTCACGCCGACGGCCGACGTCGTGCGGCACATCCGGCGCGTCCTCGACCATGCCCGCCGCGGCGACGCGCGGCTTCCGCTGCCCACGGACGCGGCCGGCTGGCGGCAGCGCGTGGAGACCGACATGGCGGCCGAGCGGCGGCGCGGACTCCTGCCGGTCCTCAACGCGACCGGCGTGGTGCTGCACACGAACCTGGGGCGGGCCGTCCTCTCGTCCGGTGCCGCCGAGGCGGTGGCCGGGATCGCCCGCAGCTATTGCACGCTGGAGTTCGACCTGGACCGGGGGGAGCGCGGGCATCGGGGCCTCCGTGCGGAGGCCCACCTGACCGAGGTGACCGGGGCGGAATCCGCCCTCGTCGTCAACAACGCCGCCGCGGCGCTCGTGCTCGCGCTCGCGTCCGTGGCGCGCGGCGGTCGGGTGGTGGTCTCGCGCGGGGAGCTGATCGAGATCGGCGGCCGGTTCCGGATCCCGGACGTGGTGGAAGCAGCCGGGCTGCGTCTCCACGAGGTCGGCACCACCAACCGCACCCGTCTGGCGGACTACATGCGCGCCCTCGAGCCGCCGGGCGTGGGGGCCGTGCTCAAGGTGCATCGCTCGAACTTCCGGATGTCCGGGTTCACCGAGGAGGTGGCGCCGGAGGACCTGGTGGCGTTGGCAGCCGCGCGGGGGATCCCGGTGGTCCACGACCTCGGGACCGGTCTGCTGGTCGACCTGACATCCCACGGTCTGCCCGACGAGCCCACCGTCCAGGCGTCGGTCCGGTCCGGCGCGGCGTTGACGGTCTTCTCGGGGGACAAGCTGCTGGGCGGTCCCCAGGCCGGGGTGCTGGCCGGGTGGGACGAGGCGGTCGCGCTGGCCCGCCGTCATCCGCTGGCCCGGGCCGTGCGGGCGGACCGCCTGACCCTGGCGGCCCTGGAGGCCACGCTGGCCGCCTACCGCGATCCCGGACGCGCCTGGGAAGAGATCCCCGCCCTGCGCATGATCGCCCTGCCCGAGGCGCGCCTGGAGGCGCGGGCCCGGGCGGTGGCCCGCGCGCTGGCCGACCTTCCGGTCGCGATCGGGGTGGAGGCGGGGGCCTCCGTGGTGGGCGGCGGCACCCTGCCGGGCGCCACCCTGCCGACCCGCGTGCTGCGGGTGCCGGGTGGCGATGCCCTGTCCGCCCGGCTCCGACTCGGCGAGCCCGCCGTGGTGGCGCGCGTGGAGGAGGGGGCGGTGCTTCTGGACCTCCGCACCATCCTGCCCGAGCAGGACGGGCCGTTGGTCGGGGCCCTGCGCACGGCGTTGACCTCGTTTCCGACCCCGGATTAG
- a CDS encoding iron-sulfur cluster assembly accessory protein yields MAELTLTPTAVKTVEKFLEEHGGTGGAGLRVAVLPGGCSGFQYGLNIEDGPEEDDEILDRSGVKVFVDPFSAQYLEGVEIDYVTGMMGSGFTFKNPNATGGCGCGSSFTV; encoded by the coding sequence ATGGCGGAGCTGACGTTGACACCGACCGCCGTCAAGACGGTCGAGAAGTTCCTGGAAGAGCATGGCGGCACGGGTGGCGCGGGCCTCAGGGTCGCGGTCCTGCCCGGCGGCTGCTCCGGCTTCCAGTACGGTCTGAACATCGAGGACGGGCCGGAAGAGGACGACGAGATCCTCGACCGTTCCGGGGTGAAGGTGTTCGTGGATCCCTTCAGCGCGCAGTACCTGGAGGGCGTGGAGATCGACTACGTCACCGGGATGATGGGCTCGGGATTCACCTTCAAGAACCCGAACGCCACCGGCGGGTGTGGCTGCGGCTCCTCCTTCACCGTTTGA
- a CDS encoding MBL fold metallo-hydrolase, which translates to MTDVLRFEGGPFAENTYLVISGGRATLVDPGWATPRALRAVEDRGLPLDAVLLTHAHIDHVEGLPLLADHAPLPVRLHPDDLPLYHAAPAQAAAFGVELGTLPTVQTDLHHGQVLTLPGELELHVRHVPGHAPGHVLFHAPAEQWALVGDVVFLGSIGRTDLPGGDFHTLMASIRREVLGLPDDTRLLPGHGPETTVRHERVSNPFLIPQYGGERA; encoded by the coding sequence ATGACGGACGTGCTCCGCTTCGAGGGTGGGCCGTTCGCGGAGAACACGTACCTGGTGATCTCCGGCGGGCGCGCAACCCTGGTCGACCCCGGCTGGGCCACGCCCCGGGCGCTGCGCGCGGTGGAGGACCGCGGGCTCCCGCTCGACGCCGTGCTGCTGACCCACGCCCACATCGACCACGTCGAGGGCCTGCCGCTCCTTGCGGACCACGCGCCCCTCCCGGTCCGCCTCCACCCCGACGACCTGCCGCTCTACCACGCCGCCCCGGCGCAGGCAGCGGCGTTCGGCGTGGAGCTGGGCACGTTGCCCACCGTGCAGACGGACCTGCACCACGGACAGGTGCTCACGCTGCCCGGGGAGCTGGAGCTCCACGTCCGCCACGTGCCCGGGCATGCGCCGGGCCATGTGCTGTTCCACGCACCGGCCGAGCAATGGGCCCTCGTGGGCGACGTGGTCTTCCTGGGCTCGATCGGACGGACGGATCTCCCGGGCGGCGACTTCCACACGCTGATGGCGTCCATCCGGCGTGAGGTCCTCGGGCTGCCGGACGACACGCGCCTGCTGCCCGGCCACGGGCCCGAGACCACCGTGCGTCACGAGCGCGTCTCCAACCCGTTCCTCATCCCGCAGTACGGAGGCGAGCGCGCGTGA
- a CDS encoding phosphoribosylglycinamide formyltransferase: MIRVAVLASGSGTTFQALLDHVQDHRPGWEVVTLVSDRPDAHALDRARAAGIDACVIPVTGRPDAEVAEETLAHLRVRGADVVALAGYLRLVPAALVEAFPDRMLNVHPALLPAFGGKGMYGDHVHRAVLAAGARLTGPTVHLVNAEYDRGRPLAQWPVPVLAGDEVASLRGRVQSAERALYPLVLDHVCHALSGGRPVTPLDWSGAWLAVAPTGVSDPSTLMRTSCT, encoded by the coding sequence GTGATCAGGGTCGCCGTGCTGGCGTCCGGCAGCGGCACGACCTTCCAGGCTCTCCTGGACCACGTCCAGGACCACCGACCCGGGTGGGAGGTGGTGACGCTCGTCTCGGACCGGCCGGACGCGCACGCGCTGGATCGGGCACGCGCGGCAGGCATCGACGCGTGCGTGATCCCGGTCACCGGCCGCCCCGACGCGGAGGTGGCGGAGGAGACCCTCGCGCACCTGCGCGTCCGGGGTGCCGACGTGGTTGCGCTGGCGGGCTATCTGCGACTCGTTCCAGCCGCACTCGTGGAGGCGTTCCCCGATCGCATGCTCAATGTGCACCCCGCGCTCCTGCCGGCCTTCGGGGGAAAGGGGATGTACGGCGACCACGTGCATCGGGCCGTGCTGGCGGCGGGCGCGCGGCTCACGGGACCGACGGTGCACCTGGTCAACGCGGAGTACGATCGCGGACGGCCGCTCGCGCAATGGCCGGTTCCGGTGCTCGCGGGGGACGAGGTCGCGTCGTTGCGCGGGCGGGTCCAGAGTGCCGAGCGTGCCCTGTATCCGCTGGTGCTGGACCACGTGTGTCACGCCCTCTCCGGAGGCCGCCCCGTCACCCCGCTCGACTGGTCGGGCGCCTGGCTCGCCGTGGCGCCGACCGGAGTTTCCGATCCTTCGACCCTGATGCGAACGAGCTGCACATGA
- the purH gene encoding bifunctional phosphoribosylaminoimidazolecarboxamide formyltransferase/IMP cyclohydrolase yields MNDTPRRALLSVSDKRGIELLAAALHERGWEILSTGGTAKAIEAAGVPVLSVSAVTGHPEMLDGRVKTLHPAVHAGLLARRDRPDDMAALDTHGYRPIDLVAVNLYPFRETVAQGDVGVPAAMEKVDIGGPTMIRAAAKSHADVWVIVDPSDYAVVLSALDEGGEHPDLRRRLAAKVFAHTSAYDAAIAGFLGDGNAEDADTLHMQGHRALRYGENPDQPAAFYARAGGGGLAAIEQLHGKELSYNNYLDLDGALLALAPFALSEAPTVVIVKHTTPCGIAQDTSLSGAYGRALRTDPVSAFGSVIAVNRVVDAEAATAISGLFVECLIAPDFDPGALEILTRKKNVRLIRMPETADVSLELPAGLAALPGGARAARFLLGPGLGAAADQYRTVYGGVLRQRSPLPPWPEGNGGEWRVVSERAPTAAEERDLRFAWAAVYAVKSNAIVFARDGATLGIGAGQMSRVDSSRLAVWKAGEAGLPLQGSALASDAFFPFRDGVDAAAAAGVSAIVEPGGSVRDEEVIAAANEHGIAMVFTGRRLFRH; encoded by the coding sequence ATGAACGACACCCCCCGACGCGCCCTCCTCAGCGTCTCCGACAAGCGCGGCATCGAGCTCCTGGCGGCAGCGTTGCACGAGCGAGGATGGGAGATCCTGTCGACCGGTGGAACCGCCAAGGCGATCGAGGCGGCCGGCGTGCCGGTGCTCAGCGTATCCGCGGTCACGGGGCATCCCGAGATGTTGGATGGCCGGGTGAAGACCCTCCACCCGGCCGTCCACGCCGGCCTGCTCGCGCGCCGGGACCGCCCGGACGACATGGCGGCCCTCGACACGCACGGGTACCGCCCCATCGACCTGGTGGCCGTGAACCTCTATCCGTTCCGGGAGACCGTCGCCCAGGGCGACGTAGGCGTCCCCGCGGCCATGGAGAAGGTGGACATCGGCGGACCGACCATGATCCGGGCCGCGGCAAAGAGCCACGCGGACGTGTGGGTGATCGTCGATCCCTCCGACTACGCCGTGGTCCTGTCGGCGCTGGACGAAGGCGGGGAGCATCCCGACCTGCGTCGGCGGCTGGCCGCCAAGGTCTTCGCGCACACGAGCGCGTATGATGCCGCCATCGCGGGCTTCCTCGGCGACGGGAACGCCGAAGACGCCGACACGCTGCACATGCAGGGTCATCGCGCGCTCCGCTACGGTGAGAACCCGGATCAGCCGGCGGCCTTCTACGCGCGGGCCGGAGGCGGGGGATTGGCGGCGATCGAGCAGCTCCACGGCAAGGAGCTCTCGTACAACAACTACCTCGACCTCGACGGCGCGCTGCTGGCGCTCGCCCCGTTTGCGCTCTCGGAGGCGCCGACGGTGGTGATCGTCAAGCACACGACCCCCTGCGGCATCGCCCAGGACACCTCGCTGAGCGGGGCCTACGGGCGCGCACTCCGCACCGACCCCGTGAGCGCCTTCGGCTCCGTGATCGCCGTCAACCGGGTGGTGGACGCCGAGGCGGCCACCGCGATCAGCGGGTTGTTCGTCGAGTGCCTCATCGCGCCGGATTTCGATCCCGGTGCGCTGGAGATCCTCACCCGCAAGAAGAACGTGCGCTTGATCCGTATGCCGGAGACGGCGGACGTCTCCTTGGAGCTGCCGGCCGGGCTGGCGGCCCTCCCCGGTGGCGCGCGGGCCGCGCGGTTCCTGCTCGGGCCGGGGCTGGGGGCGGCCGCCGATCAGTACCGCACCGTGTACGGCGGCGTCCTGCGCCAGCGCTCCCCACTCCCGCCCTGGCCCGAGGGGAACGGTGGGGAGTGGCGGGTCGTGAGCGAGCGTGCGCCCACGGCCGCCGAGGAGCGCGACCTGCGCTTCGCCTGGGCCGCGGTCTACGCCGTGAAGTCCAACGCGATCGTCTTCGCCAGGGATGGGGCCACCCTCGGGATCGGTGCCGGCCAGATGAGCCGGGTCGACTCCTCGCGGCTGGCGGTCTGGAAGGCCGGGGAGGCCGGGCTCCCGCTTCAGGGCTCCGCCCTGGCGTCGGACGCCTTCTTCCCCTTCCGCGACGGCGTGGACGCCGCGGCCGCCGCCGGTGTGTCGGCGATCGTGGAGCCGGGGGGCTCCGTCCGCGACGAGGAGGTGATCGCGGCCGCGAACGAGCATGGGATCGCCATGGTGTTCACCGGCCGCCGGCTGTTCCGGCACTAG
- a CDS encoding c-type cytochrome domain-containing protein: MQRVPVQAPAAASAGSRLREHLRGLGMSAVLAGLGLALVAAVPGRDADAVAATPAPEAHRAVSFANDVMPILKQYCTQCHGDVKDGEKQLEEGLDLTSHETLMQGSTWGTVVEAGNADESLLIQMIVDGDMPKDAEEPFPAEKLEVLRTWVNEGAQNN, encoded by the coding sequence ATGCAGCGAGTGCCCGTGCAGGCCCCGGCCGCGGCTTCGGCCGGATCCAGACTTCGAGAGCACCTGCGGGGGCTCGGGATGAGCGCCGTCCTGGCGGGGCTCGGCCTGGCGCTCGTCGCGGCCGTTCCCGGCCGTGACGCGGACGCCGTAGCCGCCACCCCGGCGCCCGAGGCACACCGGGCGGTCAGCTTCGCCAACGACGTCATGCCGATCCTCAAGCAGTACTGCACGCAGTGCCACGGCGACGTGAAGGACGGCGAGAAGCAGCTCGAGGAGGGGCTCGACCTCACCTCGCACGAGACGCTCATGCAGGGCTCGACCTGGGGTACGGTCGTGGAGGCCGGCAACGCCGATGAGAGCCTCCTCATCCAGATGATCGTGGACGGGGACATGCCCAAGGACGCCGAGGAGCCCTTCCCGGCGGAGAAGCTCGAGGTGTTGCGCACCTGGGTGAACGAGGGCGCCCAGAACAACTGA
- a CDS encoding MotA/TolQ/ExbB proton channel family protein — MDIGSLGGLVAGAGLVLAAIMLGSGIGAFIDVPSVLIVVGGTIAAVFIAFPGGELKMVGKVLGRVFKSPKHEMIALMQFLIECRKAVGKDGLLALEGLAEKAPSEAVAKGLLLVADATDAGALQEILATERKAIQERHLTGQKIFNEAAKFAPAFGMVGTLIGLVQMLATLDDPASIGPKMAVALLTTLYGALLANLIFLPMVTKLDRRLNVEMVQLQLAFVGMMALRKEDSIVLMREKFKAFMPERSDLDTALEGQA, encoded by the coding sequence GTGGACATCGGAAGTCTCGGCGGCCTCGTCGCCGGCGCGGGCCTCGTGCTCGCCGCCATCATGCTCGGGTCGGGGATCGGTGCCTTCATCGACGTCCCGTCCGTACTGATCGTCGTCGGCGGTACCATCGCCGCGGTCTTCATCGCCTTCCCCGGCGGCGAGCTCAAGATGGTGGGCAAGGTGCTCGGGCGCGTCTTCAAGAGCCCCAAGCACGAGATGATCGCCCTGATGCAGTTCCTCATCGAGTGCCGCAAAGCCGTCGGCAAGGACGGACTGCTCGCGCTCGAGGGGCTGGCGGAGAAGGCTCCGAGCGAAGCGGTCGCGAAAGGGCTGCTGCTGGTGGCCGACGCGACCGACGCCGGCGCCCTGCAGGAGATCCTGGCCACCGAGCGCAAGGCCATCCAGGAGCGTCATCTCACCGGGCAGAAGATCTTCAACGAGGCCGCGAAGTTCGCACCCGCCTTCGGGATGGTGGGCACCCTGATCGGTCTGGTGCAGATGCTGGCCACCCTCGACGATCCTGCGAGCATCGGTCCCAAGATGGCGGTGGCGCTGCTCACCACCCTCTACGGCGCCCTCCTCGCCAACCTGATCTTCCTGCCGATGGTGACGAAGCTGGACCGGCGCCTGAACGTGGAGATGGTGCAACTCCAGCTCGCGTTCGTGGGGATGATGGCGCTGCGCAAGGAGGATTCGATCGTCCTCATGCGTGAGAAGTTCAAGGCCTTCATGCCCGAGCGCTCCGACCTCGATACCGCCCTGGAAGGCCAGGCGTGA
- a CDS encoding flagellar motor protein MotB, whose translation MTPGGTATAGTEPETRDASAPGPPAAAPPPPAPAPPPAKGKAVEELPPLPDDGPSGPPPEEGAPAWVMTFGDLMSLLLTFFILLFSMSTIEVEKFKAAAESLNEAFGEIGPGFAPSEPTAGTPSDTTIVVGEAGARKVSQAITDIASVLQQFVQENEMADQVVVSSDANGVYLRIQDVALFRPGSSNIEEASVEIVQRLGMILQAIQVPVVVSGHTDDRPIRSPVFFSNWELSAARAAGVARLMVAAGHEPASLTVEAYGEYRPLAPNDTEEGRSQNRRVELFYSRQAIEDIMRERGLLDDQAAPAAEAAASEEAPADVPPAEAPPTG comes from the coding sequence GTGACCCCGGGCGGGACCGCGACCGCCGGCACCGAGCCGGAGACCCGGGACGCATCGGCACCGGGGCCGCCCGCGGCCGCTCCACCGCCTCCCGCGCCCGCGCCACCTCCCGCCAAGGGCAAGGCGGTCGAAGAGCTCCCACCGCTGCCCGACGACGGCCCTTCCGGTCCCCCGCCCGAAGAGGGTGCGCCGGCGTGGGTCATGACGTTCGGGGACCTGATGAGTCTCCTGCTCACGTTCTTCATCCTGCTGTTCTCCATGTCGACCATCGAAGTGGAGAAGTTCAAGGCCGCGGCGGAGTCGCTCAACGAAGCGTTCGGCGAGATCGGGCCGGGATTCGCGCCGTCGGAGCCGACGGCCGGGACCCCGTCGGATACCACCATCGTCGTGGGGGAGGCCGGCGCCCGGAAGGTGAGCCAGGCCATCACCGACATCGCCAGCGTGCTCCAGCAGTTCGTGCAGGAGAACGAGATGGCCGATCAGGTCGTCGTGTCGTCGGACGCGAACGGCGTCTACCTGCGCATCCAGGACGTGGCCCTGTTCCGGCCCGGATCGTCCAACATCGAGGAAGCCAGCGTCGAGATCGTGCAGCGGCTGGGGATGATCCTCCAGGCGATCCAGGTGCCGGTGGTCGTCTCCGGACATACGGACGATCGGCCCATCCGCTCCCCCGTCTTCTTCTCCAACTGGGAGCTGTCGGCGGCGCGCGCGGCGGGGGTGGCCCGCTTGATGGTCGCGGCCGGACACGAGCCCGCTTCGCTGACGGTCGAGGCCTACGGGGAGTACCGTCCGCTCGCACCCAACGACACGGAGGAAGGACGCTCCCAGAATCGCCGGGTGGAGCTGTTCTATTCGCGTCAGGCGATCGAGGACATCATGCGGGAGCGCGGTCTGCTGGACGACCAGGCCGCCCCGGCGGCCGAAGCGGCGGCGTCCGAAGAGGCCCCTGCCGACGTGCCTCCGGCCGAGGCGCCCCCGACGGGCTGA
- the ispG gene encoding flavodoxin-dependent (E)-4-hydroxy-3-methylbut-2-enyl-diphosphate synthase has product MSTWKRRSTVAVDVGGVQVGGDAPVVVQSMTNTDTADVGATVEQVALLAAAGSELVRVTVNHREAARAVPEIAERLTDRGVQVPLVGDFHYNGHLLLTEFPDCARALHKYRINPGNVGTSRRDENFQAIVRVALEHGKPVRIGVNWGSLDQRLLTELMDANARAAAPKDAGEVLIDAMVESALRSAALAEETGLAHDRIILSAKVSSVPDLVRAYRQLSPRSDYPLHLGLTEAGLGTKGVVATTAGLAVLLSEGIGDTIRVSLTPQPGGDRAEEVRVAQQILQSLQIRSFEPQVTSCPGCGRTTSTFFQVMAQQITDYIRARMPEWRTRYPGVESMDVAVMGCVVNGPGESKHANLGISLPGTFEEPKAPVYVDGEHYTTLKGDGLVEEFQDILEAYVERTYGGVTAGGAR; this is encoded by the coding sequence GTGAGCACGTGGAAGCGCAGGAGCACCGTCGCGGTCGACGTCGGCGGGGTCCAGGTCGGTGGAGACGCCCCGGTGGTCGTCCAGTCCATGACCAACACCGACACCGCGGACGTGGGCGCCACCGTCGAGCAGGTGGCCCTGCTGGCGGCGGCGGGCAGCGAGCTCGTGCGCGTGACCGTCAACCATCGCGAGGCGGCGCGCGCCGTACCCGAGATCGCGGAGCGGCTGACCGATCGGGGCGTGCAGGTGCCTCTCGTCGGGGACTTCCACTACAACGGGCACCTCCTCCTCACGGAGTTCCCCGACTGCGCGCGTGCGCTGCACAAGTACCGGATCAACCCCGGCAACGTGGGCACCTCCCGCCGGGACGAGAACTTCCAGGCCATCGTGCGGGTGGCGCTGGAGCACGGCAAACCCGTGCGCATCGGGGTGAACTGGGGCTCGCTCGACCAGCGGCTCCTGACCGAGCTCATGGATGCCAACGCCCGGGCGGCCGCGCCCAAGGACGCGGGCGAGGTGCTCATCGACGCCATGGTGGAGAGCGCGCTGCGCTCGGCCGCCCTGGCCGAGGAGACCGGCCTCGCCCACGATCGCATCATCCTCTCGGCCAAGGTGTCCTCGGTCCCGGACCTGGTGCGGGCCTACCGTCAACTGTCCCCCCGCTCGGACTACCCGCTCCATCTCGGCCTGACCGAGGCCGGACTCGGGACCAAGGGCGTCGTCGCCACCACGGCCGGCCTGGCGGTCCTGCTGTCGGAGGGCATCGGCGACACCATCCGCGTTTCCCTGACGCCGCAGCCGGGCGGGGATCGTGCGGAGGAGGTGCGCGTGGCACAACAGATCCTGCAATCCCTCCAGATCCGCAGCTTCGAGCCCCAGGTGACGTCCTGCCCCGGATGCGGGCGCACCACGTCCACCTTCTTCCAGGTGATGGCACAGCAGATCACCGACTACATCCGCGCACGGATGCCGGAGTGGCGAACCCGCTACCCGGGGGTGGAGTCGATGGACGTCGCGGTGATGGGATGCGTGGTCAACGGCCCGGGGGAGTCCAAGCACGCCAACCTGGGCATCTCTCTCCCGGGTACCTTCGAGGAGCCGAAGGCGCCCGTCTACGTGGACGGCGAGCACTACACGACGCTGAAGGGGGACGGTCTGGTCGAGGAGTTCCAGGACATCCTCGAGGCCTACGTGGAGCGGACCTACGGGGGGGTGACGGCGGGGGGTGCTCGCTAG
- a CDS encoding RNA polymerase sigma factor, translated as MSTADARQIREMITEYTPRLLPVAAAFAEGDMEAEDILQDVWIHVSRNLHRRPPEAPLGAWLYRITLNVGRSHRRRRRRREGLRVGRWGWWNRETDGDLPPTIEGEQAKSRIWQTIADLPALQKEVVLLRVVEERSTAEVAEILGRAEGTVKASLHRALGRLRSEIGERHDLRLT; from the coding sequence GTGAGTACCGCGGACGCGCGACAGATCCGCGAGATGATCACGGAGTACACGCCCCGGCTGCTGCCGGTGGCGGCGGCCTTCGCGGAGGGGGACATGGAAGCCGAAGACATCCTCCAGGACGTCTGGATCCACGTCAGTCGCAATCTGCATCGCCGTCCCCCGGAGGCGCCGCTCGGGGCGTGGCTGTATCGCATCACGTTGAACGTGGGGCGGTCGCACCGGAGAAGACGTCGGCGCAGGGAGGGACTGCGCGTTGGTCGTTGGGGGTGGTGGAACCGGGAGACGGACGGAGACCTGCCGCCGACCATCGAGGGCGAGCAGGCCAAGTCCCGCATCTGGCAGACCATCGCGGATCTGCCCGCACTCCAGAAGGAGGTGGTCCTGCTACGAGTGGTGGAAGAACGCAGCACCGCGGAGGTCGCCGAGATCCTCGGACGCGCCGAAGGCACGGTGAAAGCCTCGCTGCATCGGGCCCTGGGGCGTCTGCGCTCCGAGATCGGAGAACGGCACGATCTTCGCTTGACATGA